The Chionomys nivalis chromosome 6, mChiNiv1.1, whole genome shotgun sequence sequence CTTCAGGAGGGAACGCGAAGCTAAGAACAGCCTACAGCTTTCACACAAACctgtctttttgtgtgtgcagACCAGATGACGAAGAGGCGAGAGTCAGAATGGAGTCCACTGATAACGAGTACGTGGAGCCAAGGTACTCTGTGGGTGACCACACTTAGCTAGACAGAATTGGGAGATCAGCTGGGGCAGAAATAGCGCCAAGCAAGTGGGCTCCTGTACAGGAATCCCTAATGCAAGCTCTGGATGCAGGGGAGGAAGAGGTGCAGGGCACAGAGCTGGAACAGGCAGATGAGCTCTGTGATACTGAGTGATttctgggggaagggaggggtgagaggCTAACAGGGGCCCTGTGCCCAGACCACTGCCAAGCACATGGCTGTGTGCCCGCTGTACAACATGATTTCTTCTGCACAATTTCCATCACTCCAACATCTACCCAAACACACACCTTTCCAACAAAACATCAACTCATGCACTGAATCACCCATCCaccccccatccatccatccatccatccatccatccatccacccatccatccaccgcCCCATCCATCCACCCCCTCATCCATCCACCCCCCCATCTACCCccctatccatccacccatctacccatccatccaccccccatccatccacccatccaccacccatccacccacccatccatccccccatccccccacccatccaccacccatccatccacccacccacccatccacccacccatccaccacccatccatccccccacccatccacccacccatccccccacccatccatccatccacccatccccccatccatcccccatccatccacccatccacccatccatccccccacccatccacccacccatcccccacccatccccccacccatccatctatcccccatcccccatccatcccccatccatccacccacccatccaccacccatccaccacccatccacccatccatccatccatccccccatccccccatccatcccccatccatccacccatccatccatccatccatccatccacccatctgtccatcaGCCATCTCTCTCCACGGAGTTCATGTTTCCTTCCCTGGTGAGTTACCCTGAGGTCACTGCAGCCCCAGAGACTGTGTCTGATCCTTTCATCCCATGAGCAGTGACAGGCTCTCATTGTGGTCCCTGAACCCCAcagtaaaataaacaagaagaagcagaaaaagcagGTGGACAAGAAGGGTGGTCACAGCAACGAGGGCTTGGAGCTGGAGGAGAAGGAATCCTCAGATGACGAGAGAAGCAAGAAAACAGTCTTGTGAAGTCTCCTGCAGCCTGTGGGAGCTCCTGCAAACCACAGTCGCAGCTGCCAGGAGAATCCAGACTAGTATCACCTGGATCTCAAAACTGTCTTCAAACAAGGAAGCCAGCCCTGCCGGCCACATGTCCATCTGTCACCCACCCCCGTGCACACCCTCACCTCTGCCCTCCAGCCCTCAGTCATCCCCTGCCACAGCTACGCCACTCGCCACCCAACTGTACCCTTCCTCTTTTCCGATGGCCCTGAGCCCCTGAGCTCCTGTGCAGCTCCCGGAAGGCCTTGAGCCCTCTAATGGAATTTGTGTTTGGAAGGGATGCCCTGTGGCCCGCACTCTTTCAGCCAGGGTCTATCTTCTCTGGACTGTTCTCCCATGGTCATCTGGTTCTTGCTGAGGACAGTTTTCCAAGGGGGCTTTTGCTTCATGTCATCAGGGGAGGTGTTTTCGGAGGATACTTCCTTCCAGCCCCTTCACTTAATAAAGACCCTACTGTTCTTGCTGGTCCCTTTGTGTAGGCTTAGCAGGCCAGAGCCCAGTGCAGCTCTTGGTGGTCCCGGGCCACCAAGGAGCTGGGCATAGGTGGTCTGTCAGCGGAGGCACCTAGTAGGCTCTTGTGAAGCTTTCAGACTCACCTGGACTCCTCCGCTATGCTGTGTGGTCCTGGGAAGGTgcctcaacctctctgaagtcCCTTGTTCAGCAGTGACCAGGAGACAGAGTCCTGGGACACTTTCCCTGTAGCCTCCCACGGAACTAGGAGGTCACAGGGGACCCCCGGCTCTTCACTTTAGGTAAAGAGATTGGGTTCTTTGAGACgaggcctcatgtagcccaggttggactcAAATTCTCCATGAAGTCAAatatgaccttgaattcctgatcctcctgcctctagacaggcctgagccaccacagtTCCTCGGGCTTTGGTGGAAGAGTCCAGAGCTATGGTGGAGCTGGACGTGTGGGGAATTAGAAGTCTGCTTCCCAGTGTTTGGGTGAGCAGGTTCCGCAGTGGGGGgtgcaggggggaggggggaggctaCATAGTGGGCCTGGCCTTGTGAGCACCGTCCAGCGCTGTGGGCAGAAGGCACAGCGTGTGTACGGGGTGTGGGGATAACCCGTCCCCTCCTGATCCACCCAGAGCCCTTGTGGACGCACAGAAAGGAAGACCCAAGACAGTTTGAAACACTTGAAGCTTaagcttgtttaatttttttttacattttttctttcttttatttatttttttttggcttttattGAATCTTTTATGGACCCCcccttcacttttttctttttctttctttttttttcttttttttttcttttttctttttttgcatagGGAGAAACAGAACAGCAGGCAGACATTAGTGCTTAGGCGcatccacaaaacaaaacaaaaaaccagaaaccaaaatgAGTTTGTAATATATGAGGCTATGACTGGAGTCTGCTGTGGGCACGGGTGATGGAGGAAGCTGGGCCGGGTGCCCTCTGCTCCCCATCCAGACCCCTGCTTGCTTGGGGAGGACAGCGGAGAGGGAGCCACAGGCCGCGCAGGCGCATTTATGAAAAGCTGAAGGTCGGAGATGCAACAACCCAGGAGTAAAATACAAAACGgttgaaaggaaacaaaaatctcaaaataaaaccaaaagatcTCGGCAGGAGAATGAAATGGCCAGCCTTACCACCCAGAAAACAAGGCGAGGGGacaggggagagagaaagtgaaGAGAGAGAAACCGTCCCCATGCTCCCTGCGTGCTCCGCCCTGTCTAATCCTTCAAACCCAATGCTTGTCCAGGCGCTGCAGGGGACATGGGGGTGCTCACACTGGGGACCTCAGACTCAAAGGGAATTCTTTTTGTGGAGACATGGCTGCCTGGCTGGGATCTGAGGTTGGATGGGTTGTGAGGTTTTGGGGGTATCCAACTGGGTCCTCCAAGCTGGGGTAGCAAGGCTGGGTGCTTGGGGAGGGGTGGTGGCTTGGGGGTACGTGCCTTTCTCCCCTCCCAGGACACCTGCTGAGTCCTCTCCTGGAATGGGGACTGAGGGGAGGCACGGGAGGACCCCAACACTGCACCATCGGACGTATGAGGCACTGATCGGGAGATGACGGTTTGGTATCATGGCTACAAGATCGGGACTTGCTGTgagtcctcccacctcagccctgTGATGGGTGGACAGGTGCCTGTCGGAAGGGACAGATGGACGGAAGGGAGAGGACAGTCACTGACAGGTGGGGTCTGAGGCCTGGGCGGGGGCGGGGAATCAGGaatggcggtgcacacctgtcGTCAGAAGaactgggaaatggaggcaggaggattgccatgagttggaggccaacctgggctacctggCTAGACCCTCCTGTTTCAAGACAACAAAACAGTCGGTGGGGAGAATAAGTGACTGGACCTGGCGGCCAGCGCCCAGGAGGAGAAGCAACCATTGGAACAGCTCAGCACTGGAGGGGACTGAGAGGCTCCTAACTAAATGCTTGTCTATGTGTGCAGCCCTGGCCTGCTCAGGCCAGGCGGCGGGGAGGGCTGACCCCACTGGCCAGGACATCTGCTGGTGGCCTGGGGTGTCTTGTCTGGGGAAGGGAGTGAGGTGATCCTGGCGCTGTCTTtgaggggagctgggaggagcccACCCTCCTGGTGTCATTCCCAGCACAACGGACATTCCTGATTACCAAGCTCAAGACTTGAGGGCTCAGGACCCCAGATCTCTTCTAGGGTCACAGGCTAGACCCCAAGTGGTACGCTGTGGGGGCCTCACCAGTACATGATGCTGGGTCTGGGGATGACAAGGGCTGGTGGCCTAAGGAGGGGACAGGTTTGAAAGTGTTAGTTTTACATGCAGAAAAATAAGCCAAAATTTTAACGCTCTGTCCCACCTAAAGTCACCATCTGAGGACCAGTGCGGGGGCCGGGTACCTGGGTGGGAATTGGAGATCTGAGAAATGGGGGTAATGAGCAGTTCCCCCAACCTGCCACCAGGCACACTGCCTCACCCACTGCTCCTCGTGTTGATGGTTCCCTAGGGGTCATCACGTGGATTTCCTACTTTCTGGGGGTGGAGGACACAGGCTGGGGAAGGACAAAGTTAAAAGCCAGAAGCCAGCCGCAGGGTTAACTGACAGACAGGCCCTGCCCAGGCCAGGGTGGGCGGTAAGGTGGGCTGGGGTCTCCCGCTGCTTGGTGGGGAGtcggaggcagggggatggctTAGAGCTGGGACCCCTGTTTGCCCTGCTAGCCCCTGGCTATTGTCTCAGCTTTGGTGAAGTTTAAGAgtaaacagaagacagaaaaacaatcaaaaacccAAGGTaaccacaaacaacaaaaccaaaaaggaaaaagagaaagaaaaactgaaatcacGGACATGACAATGGCCTGCCCAGTGGCAGGACGGAGACCGCTGTGTCCCCGCTGCCCCTGCCGGGACGTCCCACAGCTGAGCTGGACCcaaagacaaacagacagatattGCATATACTCAGCTTCATGGGTTGGCTGGAAGACGGGAcgccacccccactccaccccccattATCCCTGGGGTGGGAGAGTTGGTGGGGAAGGGCCTGAGAGTCTCATCCCCAGGCAGGGGACTCCGGGCCCCCTCAGGGCTGGGGTGGCAGGGAATGAGCACCAGGGAGAGTCCCTCCCCCCAATGCGCGGGGTGAGGGTAAGGGCAGGGCTGAGGGGGGTGAGGCGGGGTCGCAAACCATGACCAATATTGTGACTTCCTTAATagtattgtttttcttgtttgtattttttggttccttctccttcctttctttttcttgaggcagcatctcactctgtagcacaggTTGGACCTGGCACCCacagctatcctcctgcctcagcttcccaagagctgggatcacaggcatgtgtcaccacgcccagccttttttttttctcttttataaaattgtttttctttcttcttttgatttcttttacaaatagaAATACCAcccttttggattttattttttatttcatgtaattGCTTGTCTGTTTGTAACTATGCGTGCAGGGCATGCGTCTGTGTGCGCGgatattatttaaaagttaatacTTGTCCTCGGGAGAGCAAGGCACATGTTGTGGTAAAAAGTTCGTGCAAATTcggaaataatgtttttttttttttttttttggtaaggatatatatatatattttttgtgtatcctttttttccttttttagtagAGGCGGTGAGGGGCTCGGCGGGTGGGGCAGACCGGGTGGAGCTGTCATGCACGCAGCAGCCCGGGGGACTCTCGGGTGTCGGCGGGGGGCCTTAAGCACCATGCAGTTACGTAAATAGTTGGTTTTGTCCTGACCCCTGGGGGACCCGGCTGGCTGGCTTGGGGGGGGTCAGAGGGGACCGACAGGTCCACCCTGGGTGTAGCCTGTCCCACACTCACTGGCCCGAGCCCCACATCTGGACAGTGACCCCCGCGATGTCCCCAATGGTCCCCCTGCTGGAGGGTCCCTGAGGACAGACGGACAGGTGGGTGGATGAGGCCTGGCCCTGGGGCTCCGCTGCGGCGATGGCTTGCGGCCTCCGTAGGCAGGGGAGGGACACAGGCAGGATGAGGCCAAGATGGGGGGTTTGGGGAAGAGGAGCCTTTGTGGGTTCAGTGACCCTAAAAAAACCCAACCTCCCCTCCCAGGGCGGTCCACCAGAGATGGGGACCCGGGTGGGTGTGGATGGGAGCTACAGAGCGGGGGTCTGGGGCACGCACCTCGCGCCCCGTTTTAGTGTTTTGTTAGGTCAGTGAAGTCGGCAGAGCAGATGGGGAACCCGCCGCCCAGTCTCCCCATCACTGCACAGCCCCCCCACCACCCGGGTCCGAGCGCACTTCCACCAGCCTTCTTGGTCCCTGTGCCGGGCCCCATGTCATCAGGGGGTCAAAGTGCAAAGGGGGCATCCCCTGCAGTGGGGCACCCCAGGGTGGGTCTCCAGGAAGTAAGGCACTGGCAGAAGTGTTGGGGGACAGCACACGGCCCCAGCCTGGGTTTAGGGACACCCAGCTCTACCCCTGGGGTCCCATCTCTCTAGCTTGGAGGGTACAGGCGGCgatgaggggctggggtgggcGGGGACGAGGGTGGGGGTGCCCCGGCCACTCTGTGTCCCTGATGGATGAGGGGGTCGGCGGGTGGGCGGAGGGGTTAGGCACTTAGTGGCACCTCCCGCCTCCGGGGGCCTCGGCGTGGGGgctcctgctcccccacctctGTTTCTCAAAGTGCTGATACTTCCCATGTGTGAGAGGAGGAGGCCGGGGGTGGGGAGCTGCGAGGCCTCTCATGCcggggtggggctggggacaaATTGCATAGAGATGTGTCCTTCCAAACGAGGTCCGCAAGGAGAGGGGACCAGAGGGCTGAGGCGGAGGCTGGCGCAGAACCCTCCCGGGGGTCCCAAAGTACCTGTGGCACcgtctgtccagcagggccagtGCTGGGCGGCTCCGCGTGCTCTCCAGGCCTCTGCTGCCCGCGCCGGGGGTCACGCCCACCTCCTCCGCCAGCACTGCCTCCAGCACCCTGTCTTTGGCAAACACCGTCGGTGGGGACCACCAGCGGAGGTCCCCGAGGCTGGCGCTGGTGGCTGGCGGCAGGGGTCTGGGGAGACAGGGCCTGGCTGGGCGGCCCACCCCGGACACGCTGTCCATCTGTTGATGCTGGGCATGGGTGCCAGGCCAGGCTCGTCTGTACTGGGGGTGACGGCAGGGTCCTCGGGCGCAGAAGGGCAGCAGGCGGCCGTCCATCAGCAGCAGGTACCACGGAGACCCGCAGCTCCCACCTTTTGTCATCTTGGTTGGGaaggttctttcttttttttcctgtttgtctttTGTCCTTTTCTCCTCCTGTGGGTCTGTCTTTTCCGTCGCGCTGGGAGTCGGCAGGGAGCTTCTCGCTCCTTCTAAATTTCCACTGAAAACGCAGGCGGGAGCCATCACCTCCGGGACTCCGCCGCAATGCAGGCGTGGGAGGGCCAACTCCGCTATCCCAGCTATCCCAGGTACCAGGACTGTGTGGTCCgcggagacagggagagagagagagaaacggggTGTCAGGAGCAGGCTGCCTCCTTCCACCCCCCACTGCACTCCGCATCCCTGAATGCAGACCATAATACCAAGTGTGACGCTGGCCTATGGCCTCCACCTCCACCCGACTGCCCCTACAACCGCTGGTCAGGGACTCGGCGTAAGTTTGCCCGTGAGGACAGGACTCAGCATAAGTACACCCTACGGTAGCAACATCAGGGACTTGGTTCTCAACCCTGGTGACGTCAGATACTCGGTGTAAGCACGCCCGTGCTATATGGGACTTCACATAAGTAAGTCTCCTGCAGGGACCGCGCGATGTCAGAGACTCCGTATGGCATTAAGTGCGTGGGTGGCCGAGACACTCCTGTTTGCCTTGCTAATTCGACCCCCCCCACTGTGGAGCCTGCGAAAGGGGCACGTGCGGGTGGCTCCATCATCTGTGGCTCAGTGCcaggccaggctagcctagaactcactgtgtacccAGCATGGTCTCGGGTAGAGaggtgctcctcctgcctcagtttccctagtgcCACGCTGGGCTTGGCTTTTCAGCAgtcatgcccctgcctcagcagCCATGAAGCTGCCGGGTGGGCCCAGAGGGTAGACAAGAGCAAGCTTGCAATGGTCTGGCtccagatttttctttctgtccccctcCAAGGTCCCTGGGCTATCAGTAAGCACTATCGTAAAAATGAGGGCTAGCCTGTGGCAAAGTCCGTCCAGTCACCAcagcgggtgtgtgtgtgtcccagcctGGGACCTGAGAGCACAGGCCAGGGGCTGCCTGCAGGGGGCGGGGCAGGGTGTCCTGAGGGGCAGCGCTTCTCTCAGCCTCGCCCAGCCAAGTTCAGGCTCTGTGTCCCTTACTTCATGTCTGGTTTCCGTTGGCAACCAGACAGGCCGGGGTGTGACCCTGGCCTGGTGCTGGACCATggcctccgcctccgcctccctAGGGACCCCCAGTCTGCCAAGCCGGCAGAGGGGGAGACCGAGGCAGTGGGAGGCAGCCAGAGCCTCAGCCCTTTAGTTATTTGTGTGCTCAGATATGAAGGGGCCTGGGGTGGGGGGCCGACCACGGTCTCGGTGTGCAGATGTGGGGGGGGCAGGGAGCCAGGCTGCCAAGGAAGCTGAGCCAGGAATAACAATGTAGACAGCCTGGAAGTGCTGACGGGGCCGAATGAGCTGAGGCCCAGAGCTGAGGCAGGGGCCTGGACGGGGGGAGAGCCCTGCAGCCTCCTGATTTCCCTGGTGGAGGTGCGGATCTTGTCAGGAAGTTCTGCCCCCTCACAGCCTTCCGTGGCTTGCTAGTGTGCCTGGGGTGAGGCCTGCGTTCGGCCACGCCTGCTCGCCCTTGCCTAGCCCACATAGTGTGGCCGCGTCCTCTGTGGGCCAGGCCTGGTCACTGGGTCACTGTGCTCCGTCTTTAGCCAGCAATGGCTAACCACCTTGGCCCTGCCTGCCCTGACccagaggagaaggcagagggagccATCAATCTGTCAGAGTGCATTCTGGACCCATGGAGGAGTGAGACAGAGGCCTTGGCCTGTGACCAGGTGGCTGGGCCGATGACCTACTGAGCTACCAGAGATGGTGGGGGTGGTTCTGGGAGCTGCACGCTAGAGAGGGTACCAAGGCAGCTGCAGGGCAACGTGGGGATGGAGACAAATCCACGCTGCTGTGCAACCATAGACAACTTGCCGGCCCTCTCTGAGCCTCTTCTTGCACcctaaacttcctgcctctgcctcccactctgGACTCTCTAGCTTGGAGAACTGGGATAGGGGCGCAGGGATGTCCCGACCTGCAGTGCGCTGTGTGACCCTGGGCTGTTCGtctctcctctctgagcctcgGGTTCCCCAACTATGTGCCCCGCAGCCCCGGGGTGCTCTGTCTCGGGGGTCCTGAAGGCGGACAGGGCGGAGGGAGACCTCACACCCACAGGGTGGGCTCAAGGCCTGGGTCAGGAGCGAGAGGCTGGCTTGGATGTCCCTGGGGGCTATGGCCAGCAGGCCGACTGTCCCTGACCCCCCGGCCGGCCCCTctgccccgccccccaccccccagccggCCTCTCGGCCCCTACCTGTCCCGCAAGAGGATCCCTCCATCCTAATCCCACAAAGGGACGGTTTGCAGGGGACGTGCCGGGCGGAGAGCAGgctgtggggaggagagagaccaGAGCCCGTTAGCACTAGGGCACCGGGACCAGAAAGGGTGTCTGCTGCCCGGGGGTCACACAGCCTTCCCTTTGCACCCAGTCGGAGCCCTCATGGTTCTCCCAAGGGTGTAACCCTGGGGTCCTGGGGATCCTGGCTGGTTCCTATGTGGTAGGGAAGGTGAGGTTTCAGCCTTGGGCTGGGGCAgcgaataaaatattaataattaaagtcCGCTGTGCATAATTCAGGACTAGTCGCGGCCAGGCTGGCGGTGTCCCGCGTAGGACGCCATCAATTATTAAGTACGCTTTATTTATTGATTCCCCTCGTAAAGAGTGTAGGGTGGGTGGAGTGTCTGTGCAGATCTATTTATCATCTAGTTGGCTGGTGGTGTTCTTttctgaggcagaatctctctgtagccctgactagaCTTGAACCTACagtcatcctctggcctcagccCTCTGTGTGTCAGGATGAGAGTCCTGTGCCTCCACGCCCTGCTTCTCATACCTGTCTCCGCCACATCTTATCTGGGGCCAAAACCTCGGCGCCCAGGGACGAAAGAATCACACCGACCAGGGGCAGAAAAGGATGAGGAGCTGGGGAAGTAGGAAAGGCAGAGTGGCAATAAAGCCCCAGGGGGGAAGGAGACAGCGCCACTGCCAAGTTCCTGCTGTATACCAAGCAGAGGTCCCACCccgaccacgcccccagcccctcactggggggatTTCCACAGATTGACTTATTAGAGGTAtataaactgaggcacagagagggagagacatttGCCCAAGGTCACGCAGGATGTGAGCTATTTGGAAAGGTGCCTTTGCACCACAGCCAATGTGGGGACTGATGacttatgggtgctgggaacatcAGGTCTGGAAGGCTGCAGGCCCCAAAGTCAGCTGGCATTTGGGACATGGTGGACACACCTGCTCAGATGCCCCTGGGACACCCGCACCCACAGACCCTTTCAGTCAGTGGCACCTCGTACCCATCTTTCTCCAAATCCGAGAGCCCCAAGTCCCACATGCTTTCTACCACTGCATGGCCCAGAGGGGCCTCAGACttaaagcaatcctcctgcctcagcctcccaaatgatCTGAATCTCTGTCATGTTCTGTGTTTCACACAAACCAACGCTGATGCCCTTAGGTCTTAGATTTTACGAGCCCATGGAATGGGGTTCAGTGCCCGGATCCCCTGTAGCCTGCATGCATCAGGCTGCAAGGGGTGATGGCTGCTGCTCCCCCAGGCTCCACTGTACCTCCAACTACAGCAGAGGGGGCTTATGCCAACCCTGAGGCCACACCGGCCACTCACCGGTCCAGGCTGCTGAGTGGCCGGGTCGCAGGCCAGGGACACCAGATCCTTGAGGGGGTCCTGGGGGTTGAGATGTGGTGGGTACCGGATGGCCGTGTGGGGGAAGTAGGTAGACGCCGGCTGCGGCAGGATGGATGTCGCGGGGAAGTGCAGGGCTGAGGACGGGTGGGGACTCCGTGCGATCCCTGTGGACAGAGGCACAGGGTGGTCATGGGGTCAATGGGACCCAGTCTGGGTTGAACTTCAGCTTTTCAAGGGCACCACTGTGGTCCCCAGCAGAGCACATGACAGGTGAGTGGAGCCTGTGTCCTAAAATCGTTTACGACAGAGAACCAGGcagtaaaatgtaaaaaaggGGCACAAAAAGAGGAAAACCAGGTCATGGGTGCAGCAGGTGGTGTGCTGGGCAGCACACGCAGAaccacaggaggctgaggcaggaggactgctgtgagttcaaggccagcctgggctacagagtgagacccttaAAACCAAGTGCTCAAGATATAATCTCTACTCTCTTTGTGGAATTATGCTATGACAACCGCCCTGCCCCTTCCACACCCCCATAATTCTACTTCCTATCTCCGGAGCCCCGAGTTCTAGACACTTCCTGTCACAGGGCCCACACTGTGCGTCTGGGTCTCTCACAGGCCCCTCATGCCGCGAGGTGTCAGGGCCCCTTTCCTGTGACAGGGCCGAGTCCCCTCTCTCGGGTGGCCACCCCATCCCGGCCCCAGGCAGATGGTCACGCGTGTGTCTTCCCGCAGAAGGCTTTATCAATGTGGTGGGCAaacagctggggttacaggaagaGGCTGCTTGGGGCCAGGTGCCCATAAAACTTTATACATAGAACCGAGCAGCAGGAGGGCCACCGTCAGCTGACCCCGGACCTAGCCAGGTGGCTGTACAGGTGACAGGGGTGCTCCCTACAGCCTGCCCCTCGCCAGTTCAGGCCATCTCCACCACACCATACTAACTCTTTCTTCCTGGCTGGAGGGTTACAGTAACAGGACCAAAGGCTGGAAAGCCGGCAGAACTTGTGTGGCCACGCCGGTGGCCGTCGCGCGTCCAGGGACCACACTCACCGCTGTGCACCGCAATGACAGGCCTGTGGTGCTGCGTGAAGCTGGAGAGCCGGGGGGAGTCCTGGGGGGACGGGCTGTTGAACGGAGATTTGTCCATCTCGGTCTTCTTCACCGGCGACGAGATGcctgtgggtgggggtgggggttcagGAGAGAGCACAGCGAAATAACACAACCACAGACACAGGCCCTGACAGGCGTCTTTAGGGGAGGGTCTCCTCTGTCCTCGGACGCTTTTCTTATTCCCTAGGGATGCTGGTCCTGACCACAGAGGTCAGGTACTTGTAACCTGTTccaactcatagcaatcctcctgcctcagcctcccaagtgctggggtaccAGCTACGGTCTGCATCTGCTGTCACCACCCTGGGCTTGCCACCCCGTCGGAGTGGTGGTGGGGGACAGGCAGCATCCGAGAAGCAGGCTGGAGGGGATGACGTCAGAGTCTCAAGAATTAGCACCGTGGCCAAAGTGCCTCACAGCACCTTCCAGCGCGGGAGGGGCAGCATGCCCGCTTGGGCATGGGTAGCCCCAGCCCCCACTGTCCCCTCCAACCGCCCAGGTCAGACATCTTACCCAGGGTCCCCCCGGACGGTATCGGTTCACCTCCCTTCCTGTCTAGACTGTCCCCAATTACCGGCTCATTAAGGTCACTAAGCTGATTAGCACGGCATGTCTGTCCCCAGCCTCAGGACCTGCCAGCGCCAGGCCAGGTCCCCAGAGCCCCAGCCTGCTaccggcctcagtttccccgagCTATACCCTGGCCTGGGGTAGTTCTGGGAAGGCAGCACCTCCGACACTATCAGAGACCAGAGACTGGCTGTGGTCACACCGGGGTCGTTTCTCTCCAATGCTTCTACAAGAGCCTTCAAGGGGGAAGAAGTCGGCAGGGACGCCCGGGAGGCAGGGATTCTGGCACCGGAATCAAAGAGCGGCGGGAACACGCTGTCTCGGGACCTGACTACAGACCGTTCGCTCACAACTCCCTCCCAGGAGGCCCTGCAACCCGGGCTGCTTTCTTTCTGATACATGGCACTTGCACAGCTCCCGCTAGAAAGCTAGTCTAGGCGAAAGTAATATACTGCCGGACTACAACTCCCAAGAGGCCCTGCATTTTTAGCCTAGCTCCTGCCCTGGGTGAGAGCGCAGAGCTCGCCGGGATTGGTAGTCCTAACTGCCTCTGCACCCACACAGCCAGGCCCTACCTCCTTCCATGTCCTCGGTCCAGTTGCGGTTGCTACTCGTGGGCGAGCTGGGCGAGGTGTAGTAGTCGCCGCCGGGGCTCGTGTCCACATCCTCCTCCATGGAGCCCGACTTGTGCCGCTTGCTCCTAAGCGAACGAtcgaggatgggggaggggagagagatgcAGGATGCAGGCTGGTTACCATGGAGATGGGGACTGGCTAGCTTCCGG is a genomic window containing:
- the LOC130876549 gene encoding small integral membrane protein 24-like, with amino-acid sequence MGTMGRLLLLAALLLAPAEAQQATERRLKPWLVGLAAVVGFLFIVFVLMLVNRVWCSKPRPDDEEARVRMESTDNEYVEPSKINKKKQKKQVDKKGGHSNEGLELEEKESSDDERSKKTVL